One part of the Phoenix dactylifera cultivar Barhee BC4 chromosome 4, palm_55x_up_171113_PBpolish2nd_filt_p, whole genome shotgun sequence genome encodes these proteins:
- the LOC103715283 gene encoding putative UDP-rhamnose:rhamnosyltransferase 1 — MEDATTFHIVMLPWLAFGHLHPFLELSKSLAKRGHKISFISTLRNLRRLPDVPPHLSPLIRFVPLPLPHVDGLPAGAEATCDLPQSSTQDLKKAFDGLEQPFVQFIHQSSPRADWIIHDFAAYWASKAGVPCIFYSTFPASTLAFFGRPSDIGTGGGSLKDLTIPPKRVPFPTTVAYRYHEAIRLALDSLQPNASGVPDWLRTKLSLENSKLVAQRSCTDFEADWFQVLIGLHDKPVVPVGLLPPLPESSERRHGQVFNFLDTQTPGSVIYVALGSEATISREQMHELALGLEISGLPFLWALRKSTTVETGDAVDLLPEGFEGRTEGRGLVAVGWAPQVEVLAHEAVGGFLTHCGWSSLIEGLQFGRPLVMLPVFSDQGLNARAMGEKKLGLEVERDERNGFFGREAVARAVKVVMVGEEGEVIRAKAKEMRGIFSDKKRQERYVDGFVKCLADYRLESL; from the coding sequence ATGGAGGATGCCACCACCTTTCATATCGTTATGCTTCCATGGCTCGCCTTCGGCCACCTCCACCCCTTCCTCGAGCTCTCCAAATCCTTGGCCAAGCGCGGCCACAAAATTTCCTTCATCTCCACCCTGCGAAACCTCCGCCGCCTCCCCGACGTCCCTCCCCACCTCTCCCCTCTCATCCGCTTCGTCCCCCTTCCCCTCCCCCACGTCGACGGCCTCCCCGCCGGCGCCGAGGCCACCTGCGACCTCCCTCAAAGCAGCACCCAGGATCTCAAGAAGGCCTTCGATGGCCTCGAACAACCCTTCGTCCAATTCATCCACCAATCCTCCCCCAGGGCTGATTGGATCATCCATGACTTCGCGGCCTACTGGGCGTCGAAAGCCGGCGTTCCGTGCATCTTCTATAGCACCTTCCCAGCTTCCACCTTGGCCTTCTTTGGCCGTCCATCAGATATCGGGACGGGCGGAGGATCGTTGAAGGACCTGACGATACCGCCCAAACGAGTGCCCTTCCCGACCACGGTGGCCTATCGCTACCACGAGGCCATCAGGCTTGCCCTCGACTCGCTGCAGCCCAATGCCTCTGGGGTACCCGACTGGCTGCGCACAAAGCTCTCTCTCGAGAACTCCAAGCTTGTAGCCCAGAGGAGCTGCACGGACTTTGAAGCCGATTGGTTTCAGGTATTAATCGGCCTCCACGACAAGCCGGTCGTGCCGGTCGGCCTACTACCACCCCTGCCGGAAAGCAGTGAGAGAAGGCACGGACAGGTCTTTAATTTTCTCGACACCCAGACTCCTGGTTCCGTCATATATGTGGCTTTGGGTAGCGAAGCCACCATTAGCAGGGAACAAATGCATGAGCTAGCCTTAGGACTAGAGATATCTGGGCTGCCGTTCCTATGGGCTCTGAGGAAGTCGACGACTGTCGAGACTGGCGACGCTGTTGACTTGCTGCCTGAGGGGTTCGAGGGTCGGACCGAAGGCCGAGGGCTGGTGGCTGTGGGATGGGCGCCTCAGGTGGAGGTCCTGGCCCACGAGGCCGTCGGCGGCTTCTTGACGCACTGCGGGTGGAGCTCGCTTATAGAGGGGCTGCAATTCGGGCGGCCGCTAGTGATGCTGCCGGTTTTCTCCGACCAGGGGCTGAATGCTCGAGCCATGGGGGAGAAGAAGCTGGGGTTGGAGGTAGAACGAGACGAACGAAATGGCTTCTTTGGCAGGGAGGCAGTGGCCAGGGCTGTGAAGGTGGTGATGGTGGGGGAGGAGGGAGAGGTGATAAGGGCCAAGGCTAAAGAGATGAGAGGCATTTTTAGCGACAAGAAACGGCAGGAGAGGTATGTAGATGGCTTTGTGAAGTGCCTAGCTGATTATAGATTGGAATCCTTGTAA